The genomic segment TCTTCGTGGCCAGGCCCGGCGACTCCGCCGCCGAGATCAACCGCGCGCTGGAACGCGGGCAGCACCTGCTGTTCACACCCGGCATCTACAACCTGTCCTCGACGATCCGCGTCACCCGCCCCGGCACGGTCGTGCTGGGCCTGGGCTACACGACCCTGCGCTCGACGCACGGCAACACGTTGATCGAGGTCGCCGACGTGAGCGGAGTGACCGTCGCCGGCGTGCTCGTCGAGGCGGCCTCGGCGCACACCCCGGTGCTGCTGCGGGTCGGCGAGGGGCGCAGCCGGCGCCGCCACGACGCGGACCCCACCGCGCTCTTCGACGTCTTCGCCCGGATCGGCGGCGCCATCGCCGGCGGCGCCGGCGTCAGCGTGCAGATCGACAGCAACGACGTCTTCTGCGACCACCTGTGGCTGTGGCGCGCCGACCACGGCCTGGACGACACGGTCGGCTGGGCGGTCAACCCCGCCGACACCGGCATCCTGGTCAACGGCGACCACGTCACCACGTACGGGCTGTTCGTGGAGCACTACCAGAAGTACGAAGTGCTGTGGAACGGCGACCACGGCCGCACGTACTTCTACCAGAACGAGCACCCGTACGACGTGCCCACGCAGAGCGCCTGGGTGCACGGCTCCACCAAGGGCTACGCCGCCTACAAGGTCGCCGACCGGGTCAGGGAGCACCACGCCTGGGGTCTGGGCAGCTACTGCTTCTTCAACCTCAACGCGGACATCTACACCGACCGCGCCTATGAGGTCCCCGACACGCCCGGCGTCGTCTTCACCGACCTGATGACCGTCTGCCTCAACGGCGCGGGCGGCGGCGGCATCGTGCACTGCATCAACGATGCCGGCGACCCCGTCCAGAACGGCTTCGGGACATACAACATGAAGGCGTACAGCAACGGCGAGAGCGTCGTCTGACGCCCTGCATCGCGCCAACGCACGCCGCGGGTGGGCCCCTCGAACGGGCCCGCCCGCGCCGGCGGCCGTAGGGCAGTTCGGGGCCGACGTAGGTCAATTGCTCGCCCATGCGGATCGCGTCGCAGGGCACTGGTCCGGCCGATCGCCAACGGCGGCCACCACCGCACCATCAGCCACAGCCACTCCGTCTGCCGGCCTCAACGGCCACGACGATTTCGTCGGGCTGCACGCACAGCCAGCGTGAACAGTCCGCTCGCGCTGAGGCTCGGCCCACTCCGGTACCGGTACGGCCCCGTCGCGTGCCCGCCGACACTTCGCCCTCGGACAGATATACCCCGCCAGGGCAAGACCCGCCTGAACCACGATCAGAACTGGCTGCGTGGGTGAGGGCTCAACGGGCTGCGGCTGCTGCGCGACGCCTCCTGGAACCGCGGCGCACAGGACCTGCGGTGAGCCGCCGCACCAAGAAGGCCGCCCCCACGCCGTTGGGCTTCGAGGTCAGCAATTCGTTTCCTGGCAAAGCGAGGTTGGAACCCGGCTCCTTCGAGTCGCTCCTGCAGGGTGCGGTGCGATGGGTGCCGGACCGCCAGGGGCGTCGCGCGCGGTGGGTACACTCGGCCCGGCGCGTCAGCAAGGTGATCGGCGTGTGGACACATGGTGCGTCGGGCAGGTCGCCGGGTACACAGGTGAGGGAGTCTTCGCCCTCACCGGGCCCAGCCCCTATCTGCGGATCTGCCTGCTCCTTACGGTCTGGACGGTACTGCCGGCCCTGGTCCTGCACCGGTGGAAGTTTCACTTCCTGGCTGTGAGCCGCGACGCTGTGATCGTGGTCGCCATCTCGAAGGTCACCCTCGCGCCCAAGAAGATCGTCTCGATCACTCCCCTGGAGCAGATGCGCATCGACGACGTCCGCGGCGGCTGGATGTGGACCCGGCTGCGGTTCACCGATGCCACAGGCGCCACCCACCGGTACAACGTCAGCCGGCACTTCCACACGGACTTGGATGATCTCCTCGCCGCCCTGGGCGCCCCGCCCAGACCACACGCGTTGGAACCCACCCAATCCCGGAGCCACCACGGCAGGCATGGGAGATAGGGCCGACCCGCAACCCCGGTACTCGGCGATCCATCCCACCGAGAAGCAGACGATCGATCATCACGTGGCCGACCGTCGAGCGGCCCGTACGCGGCTGAGCACAGGGGAGCACGACGAGGGCTCCCGGCGAGCACCGGGCGCCCACGCGGACGGGATGGCAATCCCTGCCGATCACTACGTTCCGGGTCGTCACCCCCACGGCGGGCGCTGTCAACTATCTCTGGTTCATGGTGCCCGGTTCACGCCATCGGTCTCCGTTCGGGCGAGTGCCGCAGGTCAGCCGACTGGATGGGAGGACAGCAGTCCATCGAGCGAGTTGCGGGATCGGTAGCCGGGGACGGCCGGGCCCCGGGGATCGTCGTCGCGCCGGACCGCCACCGTCTGCCAGCCGGCCGTCGCGGCGGCGTCGAGTTCCTCACCGATGTCGCTGGCGAAGATGATGCGGTCGGCCGACATCCCGAGGGCGTTCTCAATGGCTCGGTAGGAGGCGGGGTCACGCTTTCCGCCCGCTGTGGTGAGGTCGAAGTAGCCGTCCAGGAGCGGCGTCAGATCGCCGAAGGCGGTGTGGGCGAACCAGTCGCGCTGCGCGGCTACGGCGCCGGATGAGTAGATGTAGCGTGCGATGCCGGACGTCTTCCAGCGCGCGAGCGCGACTGGTACATCGGGGTAGACATGGCCTGTCAGTTCGCCCGTGCGGTATCCGTCAGCCCAGATCAGAGCCTGGATCGTCTTGAGCGGAGCGGCCTTCACATCGTGGTCCGACCACTCCTGGAGAACCGCAACGACCTGGTCGGTCGCCAGTTGGGGTGTCCCCGTCGCCTCGCGTACGGAGGCCAGTACCGCATGGCCCGCATCACTCTCCTCGTGGTCCCGCATCCAGTTGGCCAGGCGGCTGCGGGCGTAGGGGAACAGCACGCGATGCACATGGGAGAGCGAGCCGGTGGTGCCTTCGATGTCGAGGACGACTGCTCGCGCCGCGTGTGCGGCCCCGCTCACCGGTTGTCCGCGAGCAGGGCGTCCAGGCGGGGGAAGTGCTGGGCGATCGGCTCGCCGGTGAAGTCTCCGACCCAGCCGTCCTCCTTCTCGAAAAAGCGGATGGCGGCGAACTCCGGGCGCGGTCCCATGTCGAACCAGTGCGGGGTGCCGGCGGGCACCGACAGCAGATCGCCCGCCTCGCAGACCACGGCGAAGACCTGTCCGTCCAGGTGCAGGTAGAAGCAGCCTGTGCCGTGTGCGAAGAACCGCACCTCGTCCTCCGCGTGCCGGTGCTCCTCCAGGAAGGTGGAGCGGGCCTTGTCTGCCTTCTCCTGCCACTGCGGGGTGTCCTCGACATGGATGCGCGCGACGTCGACCAGCCGGAGCCCCTGCTGTGCGCACAGTTCGTCGACCTCCGCCTCATAGGCGCCCAGGAGCGCGTCGGAGTCGACATCCGAGGTGACCTGGATACGCAACGGCCAGCGCTGGAAGGCGACGCCTTGGGGCTCCAGGGCGCGGGTGATCTCGGCTTCGTCCCGGGTCCGCAGCACGACGGTTTCGGCGTCTTCTGCGGACATGACCTGAAGCAGTGTCATGGTGTGGGTCCTTTCACAGAGCGGGGATCGGGTGGGCTCCGGCCAGCAGGCGCAGTTGGAACATCGCTTCGAAGCACTCCAGCCGGTTCTTGGCCTGGGCGAGGTCCTCACCCCAGACCGTGATGCCGTGGTCCACGATCAACAGACCACAGACAGCGCTGGTCTCTCGTCGCAGATGTGCCGCCACTTCGTCCGCGATGCGTGGCACCTCGGGCCAGTTGGCGAAGACGGGAACCAGGACGCCGTCCGGTTCCGTGCGGCCCAGCCCTTTGATCAGTTCGTACCGTTCCAGGAGTACCGGGAGGATGCCGGCGCCGTGCCCCTGGAGCGAAGCGACGGTGGTGGCGTACGGGGAATGAACGTGAATCACCGCTCGGGCCGACGTGTGCCGGTAGACGGCGGCGTGGATAACGGTCTCGGCGGAGGGTCGCGGTGAGCCGGGCCGCGCCGCGGCCCCCGTTGTCGCCGTCACCTCGACCATGTCCGTGAACGACAGGTCACCCTTGTCGCGCCCGCTGGGCGTGATCAGTGCGAGGTCATCCGGTCCGGGGATCCGGACGGAGAGGTTGCCGGCCGTTCCGGGCATCCAGCCGCGTTCGTACAACGCTGCTGACATGACCGCCAGTTGGTCACCGAGGTGATCACGTTCACGTCCGCCGGAGGTGGTCCGGCAGGGCCGCACGGTCCCTCGCTCCGAGACGATCGCGGTGATCAGTTCCGCCGGCGTCACGTCGAAGGCGGGGTTGTAGGCGGCGGATCCGGCTGGTGCGATGTCCACGCCGCCGAATCCGGTGACCTCGGCCGGGTCACGCTCCTCGACGACGATGCCGGAGCCGTCCGGCAGTGTGCGATCCCAGGAGGATTCGGGGGCCACGACGAGGAAGGGGACCCCGTGCCGGGCGGCGGCGACCGCCAGCGCGTACGTACCGATCTTGTTGGCGACGTCCCCGTTGGCGGCGATGCGGTCGGCTCCGACGAGCACGCAGTCCACCATTCCGCGGGCCATCGCGGCGGGGCCGGCGGAGTCGGTGCACAGCCGGTAGGGCACGGACGCCTCGCCGAGTTCCCACGCGGTCAGCCGGGCGCCCTGCAGCAGCGGCCGGGTCTCGCCCACCAGGACCTCCCGTACTTCTCCCCAGGCGGCGAGGTGGAGTATCGCGCCCAGTGCGGTGCCCACAGCCGACGTGGCCAGCCGGCCCGTGTTGCAGTGGGTGAGGATGCGGAGTTGGCCCTGTGGGAGGAGTTCGGTGACCAGGTGCGCGGCACGCTCGGCTGCGGCCTGGTTGGTGGCGGCGTCTTCGGCGAGCAGCTCGAGGGCACAGGCCAGCACGGCTCCCGGGCCGTTCGGCAGCTGTTCCAGTGTGCGGTCCACGGCCCACGACAGGTTCACGGCGGTGGGCCTGGCCCGGACGATCCGCCGGGCGTCGGTGCGCACCGCGTCCTCGTCCAGGAAGCCGGCGTTGCTGTGCAGCCGGGCGGACAGGGCCACACCGAGTGCGCCGATGAGGCCGATCGTGGGAGCGCCGCGCACCGCGAGTGAGGTGATCGCCTCGATGACCTCGTCGACCGAGCGGAGTGTCAGCTCACGGCGATGATGGGGCAGCGCGCGCTGGTCGAGGGTGACGACGGCACCGTCGTTCCAGGTGATCGACGAACGCGTGTCGGGGACGGTCGGGGCGCCCATGAGGTTGCCGCTCGTGTGCTGGGCGGGAGGCGCAGGATCTGCTGGCATGGGGTTTCCTCGCAGTCAGATGTGGTGCGGGGCCACTAGAGCGGCAACTCCCTTCGCCACGAAGGGTGTTACCGGCCCTGCGAGCAGAAAGGGACTCAGCGTCCTACCGCTGAGGCGGCCGAGGTCGGGGCCGGCGGTCCCGGCGATCACTCCGGTGGAGACGTGGGCGGTGGACATGGGCCGACCGTAACCCGCCCCCCTGCCGACCAGGGTCGCGGCGGTGAGATTGGCCAGGAATCCTTCCTTGTGATGCGTCTTCACCACGCCCTCGCCGAGGCGCTGGGCACGCGCATGCCGCCGATTGACGGTTCCGAGGACCCTGGCGGCGGCGACCAGGATCATGATCTGCCAGGTCTTCCTGTCCGCCGGGACAAGGGCGACCCGGCGCGCGGCGCCGGCGAGCACGGCGACGCCATGACGATTCCCGCCACCCGCCCGTTCGGCGGAGCCATTGGTCGATCATGGCCAGAAAGCACTGAGCGGATATCCATACGTATGAGATATTTCCGGTATAACACCCATTCCTGCGCGTCGATTTCAGGTATTTAGCGAACGATCGCGTCAGTCCACCTCAAACTTTTGGCTTCAGTGACAGAACGGTGTAGATTCGATAACAGATTCAAGCGAAGCATGCGCACCACCGGTCCACCTAGCGGTCACCAACCAATTACGCACCACCGGTCCAGCTCGAGGCCACAGCGCACCAGGGTCACAAACCAATGGCAAAATTTCCGGTTGAGTACCCGCGTACGGGCAAAGATAGGCAGTGGACAGCCCGGACGTGATTCCCTCGTCCGGGGCGTGGACACGGCATTAGTGGAGCAGAATGGAACCCTTCTGTAAGGCTGAAAAAATCTTTGCGCACAAGTTACAGGAAGCCGCTGATGACGGCATCTGTGCAAGCGCCGCCCGAATCCATATCTCCCGCCACGAACATGTGTACAACTGCGGCCAATCGGACGGCAACGTCTATCTCATCGAGAGCGGTCAGGTGAAAACCCTGACATACACCCGCAACGGGAAACAGTGCATTCTCTCCATCCACGGCCCCGACAACGTCTTCGGCGAGTCGAGCGTCCTCCTTTCGGCCCGTACCGAAACAGCGCAGACCATGCAGGCCACGACGCTGATTCGCATACCGGTCGCACGGATCATGAACGCTCCCGACCCGTCGCTCCGTAACGCTCTGGTCAATCACATGGCGGCCCGGCTGCTGCAGCAGCAGGAGGCGATCGCCAACCTGGTGACCATGGACAGCGAACATCGGCTCGCCGCCCTGCTCGTCACGCTGGGCAACAAATTCGGAAAACAACGGGACACCACGATACTGGTCCGGGAACGTTTCACCCAGGAGGAGCTGGCCGAGATGGTCGGCACCACCCGCTCACGTATCGGCTACTTCTTGAAGAGATTCACCCTCGCAGGCGCATTGCACCGCACCGAGGAGTCATACCTCTGCATTCACGTGCCAGAACTAACCGATTATCTGGACAGTGCCAAACTCGTGGAGAGATAGACGGAGAACAGGGCGGCCACCGTCACCAGGCAATTGCGGACAGTGGCCGTTCTGCATTTCACAGGCATACGCGCGCTGTTGGCGGATCCTCCAGCCAATGATCGACCTCACGGTCGTCAAGTCCTGTCAATCTGCCGTGCGCAAGTGGGGACTGCATGAACTCGACGGGCTCGAGCAACTCCTCACCACGGATGCGTCAACCCCATACGCCATCATTTCCAGTCACCGGCGGCAGCCTGAAAACCCGTCACCTCAGCTGAGCCGCTGCCAGGTGAGAACACGCCACTTCCACCCCAGGGGCCGATCTGCGGGACAGCGGAGCGGCGCCCTCCGGAGAGCCGGGCTCCCCCGCTGCCGGTTCCGGCCTCCCGCACCGCCTTCTCCATCCGCCTGACCATCTCCTCCAGCAACTGGCGCGACGTGCCGAAGTTGAGCCGGACGAATCCCTCCCGCCCGTACTCCCGGCCGTCACTCACCGCCACCTTCGCCCGGGTCAGGAAGAACTTGGCCAGGTCGTCGCAGCCGAGCCGGTCGCCAAGACCGCGGCAGTCGAGCCAGGCCAGATAGCTGGCCTCCGGAGGGACGTGCCCGATGTCGCCGCCGAAACACTCCAGCAGCTCGCTGAGCATCCGCTGGTTCCCGTCCAGGTAGTGCACGGCAGTCTCCAGCCACGGCCCGCCGTGGGTGAAGGCCGCGATGCTCGCCGCCACGCCGAGGATCCCCACCCCGTCCCGGTCCCTCGGCCGCATCCCCATGAACCGCTCGAAGTCGGCAGCCGAACCGGGCACTGCCATGGCGCACTTCAGCCCGGACACGTTCCAGCCCTTGCTTGCCGACGCGGCGGTCACCAGCGGTATCCGGAGCGACTCGGGAAGCGAACCGATCGGCACATGACGACGCCCTGGGTGGACCAGGGGCCCGTGCACCTCGTCCGCGATCACCGCGACGCCGTGGTCGGCGGCGAGCCGTACCACTTCCCGCAGTTCCACCACGGTGAAGACCCGGCCGGTGGGGTTGTGCGGATTGCACAGGAAGTAGGCGGACGCCCCCTCGCGGAACGCCCTCGCCAGGCCCTCCAGGTCCAGCCGCCACACGCCCCCCGCAGCCGCATGGGGTTGAGCACCAGCTCGCGGCCGGCCGCCGGGATCGCGTCGAAGTACGGAGGGTATGCCGGGACGTCCACCACGACCGCGTCACCGCGCTCGGTGAACCGCTCCAGCGCCACCTCCATCACCCGCATCGTGTCCGGGAAGACCACGACCCGCTCCGGCACGATCCGCCACCCGAACCTCGCCCGCGCCCACCGCGCGAACGCGCGCTGCACCGGCGCATCGGTCGTGTAGGTGTAGGCGTAGCCGAGGTCCCCGCCACGTTCCAGCATGGCGCGGACGGCGTCGAGAACGGGCTCGGCCACCGGCAGGTCCATCTCCGCGATGTACGCGGGCAGTACGTCGAAGGGGTAGCGATTCCACTTCTCGCTCTGCCTCTCCGACAGCGCGGGCACCTCCAGCGCGTCGAACTGATTCAGCAGCACACTCTGGACCTGCGACAACGAAACCCCCTGCGGCCGATGCGACGGAATGGACGGGCCGGCGGCGGCTGCCCTGCGCTACCAGGCTACGGGCAGCCGCTGGACGCCGTTGATGCCGAACAGGTGGTGCCAGAAGGGCACTTCCTCCAACGGCACAGCGAGCCGCAGTCCCGGGCAGCGCTCGAAGAGCTTCGACAGGGTGATCTGAAGCTCCACCCGGGCCAGGGTCTGTCCCAGGCACTGGTGCGGCCCGTGGCCGAAGGCGACATGACCGCGGGTAGCGCGGGAGACGTCGAGCCGGTCGGGATCACTGAAGACTTCCGGGTCGCGGTTGGCGGCCGCCAGCTGGCAGACCACGCCCTCCCCCGCCAGGATCTCGCGGCCGCCGACCACCGTGTTCTCGACGGCGACGCGGTTCATACCGATCTGCATGGCCGTCTGGTGCCGCAGCAGCTCCTCCACCGCGTCCGGATAGCCGGCGGGGTCGGCCCGCAGCGCGGCGAGCTGGTCGGGGTGCTGGAGCAGGGCGAGAGTTCCGGTACCGATCATCGTCGCGGTGGTGTGATGTCCGGCGGCGAGCAACAACCAGGCCAGGACGGCCACTTCCTCGCGGTCGAGACGGCCCGGGGCGACCTGTTCGGAGAGCAGGCGGCTGATCAGGTCGTCGCCCGGCTGTTTCTCCTTGGCCGTGACCACCGCTTCGAGGTGGCCGAGGATGTCGGCCTTCGCCTGCCCCATCTCCTCCGGTGTGCTCCGGCCGCTGATCAGCACCCTGGTCCCGGACTCCAGGAATCCGCTGATCTCCTCCGGTACGCCCAGCAGTTCGCACACCACGGTCGACGGCACCGGGTAGGCCAGTGCCTCCATGAGGTCGGCGGTGTCGCCCGCAGCCGTCATCCGGTCGAGACGGTCCTCGACCACCGCCTCGATCCGGGGGCGCATCTCCGCGGCGCGGCGGCCGGTGAAGTCCCTGGCCAGCATCCGCCGATAGCGCACGTGCTCGGCGCCGTCCATACGCAGGAAGGTGCCCTTGAGAACCTGCGGCACGGCCTGCCGGTACATCCGGGGAAAGCCTGGGTGGGCGCTGTCCGCGCTGAAGCGCGGATCCTCCAGCACGGCGCGCACGTCCTCGTACGCGGTCAGGATCCACGCCTGCTGGCCGCTGGGCAGGGTGGCCCGGGCCACCGGCTCCTCCGCGCGCATCCGGCGGTAGTCGGGCGGCGGGTCGAAGGGGCAGCCCGGTGCCTTCTCCTGCGGGAAGGCTGGTCCGTCGGGGCCCTCGCTCAGCCCGCCGCGCCCCGCCCCCGTCGTCTCCGTCATGGTGCCCTCCGCTTCGGCCGGGCGCGGCGCCCGGCACCGCACCGGACGCTAACGGGCGCCGGAGCGGACGTCTGTTCACTACTGAGCATTGCCCCGGAAGTCGCGGTCATGTATCCGGATGTGCCAGCGCCACCGACGTGTTGATGCCGCCGAAGCCAAATCCGTTGGACAGCGCGAACGCGATGTCGGTCCGTGCCGCCACCGGCCCCGAGAACCGGCACCCCGGATCAGCCGGCTTGTCGAGGCCGGGGCTGGGGTGCACGAAACCCTCGCGGATCTGGAGCATGACCGCGACCGCCTCGACGACGCCGGCGGCGGCCAGGCAGTGACCCGTCAGGCCCTTGGTCGCGTTGACCCACGGCCCGTCCGCCGCTTCGCCGAAGAGGTCGCGCAGCGCGGTCGTCTCCGTGGCGTCACCGAGTGGCGATCCGGTGCCGTGGGCGCTGACGTAGGCGATATCCCGGGGCGCCAGACCGGCTGCCGCGAGGGCCGCCCGCATCGCCCGGGCCTCGCCGTCGGCCGAGGGGTCGGCCAGGTGGTTGCCGTCCAGCGCGATGGCGTGACCGGCCAACCGGCCCAGGACCGCCGCGCCACGGCGCCGCGCCGACTCCTCCGTCTCGAGTACGAGACAGGCCGCGCCCTGGCCGGGGTGGAAGCCCCGATGGCGGGTATCGAACGGGGCGGCGGGGTGTTCACCTGGGCCTCCGTTCCCGGCATCGGCCACCGCCATCGCGCCGAGGGTGAGGAAGCCGCGGATCTGCAGTTCCGAGAGGTCGCTGAGCGCGCCGACCACGAGACAGACGTCGGCCACGCCCACAGCAAGCATTCGCGCGCCGCTGACCAGCCCCACGTTGCCGCTGGCCGAGGCGCCGCCGACGGTGAAGCCCTCGCCGGTGATCCCCAGGACGCGGCTCAGTGTCGCCACGTGGTCGGTGTCCTGGTGGTGCAGTGCGTAA from the Streptomyces sp. RKAG293 genome contains:
- a CDS encoding adenylyl cyclase; the encoded protein is MSVIPTRRTVLRGGAVAAAVPLAGGISAGSAFASSSASASPSPHESGNVYGHTAAALGPNVLVFDPSMGDAAIQAKVDAVFALQESNQFGNERFALAFRPGTYNVDINVGFYTHVLGLGAAPGDVVINGHVTVDAQWFEGNGTQNFWRAAENLTIVPPDGLNRWAVAQACPLRRVHIKGNATLWPSPPGNRWSSGGYLADSVVDGYVESGSQQQWLSRNDTIGSWTGANWNMVFVGVQGAPAQSFPTPPHTTIDRTPVVREKPFLTVDRHGSYQVFVPALRRNSTGTTWASGPAAGRTIALSRFFVARPGDSAAEINRALERGQHLLFTPGIYNLSSTIRVTRPGTVVLGLGYTTLRSTHGNTLIEVADVSGVTVAGVLVEAASAHTPVLLRVGEGRSRRRHDADPTALFDVFARIGGAIAGGAGVSVQIDSNDVFCDHLWLWRADHGLDDTVGWAVNPADTGILVNGDHVTTYGLFVEHYQKYEVLWNGDHGRTYFYQNEHPYDVPTQSAWVHGSTKGYAAYKVADRVREHHAWGLGSYCFFNLNADIYTDRAYEVPDTPGVVFTDLMTVCLNGAGGGGIVHCINDAGDPVQNGFGTYNMKAYSNGESVV
- the mtnC gene encoding acireductone synthase, encoding MSGAAHAARAVVLDIEGTTGSLSHVHRVLFPYARSRLANWMRDHEESDAGHAVLASVREATGTPQLATDQVVAVLQEWSDHDVKAAPLKTIQALIWADGYRTGELTGHVYPDVPVALARWKTSGIARYIYSSGAVAAQRDWFAHTAFGDLTPLLDGYFDLTTAGGKRDPASYRAIENALGMSADRIIFASDIGEELDAAATAGWQTVAVRRDDDPRGPAVPGYRSRNSLDGLLSSHPVG
- a CDS encoding acireductone dioxygenase; this encodes MTLLQVMSAEDAETVVLRTRDEAEITRALEPQGVAFQRWPLRIQVTSDVDSDALLGAYEAEVDELCAQQGLRLVDVARIHVEDTPQWQEKADKARSTFLEEHRHAEDEVRFFAHGTGCFYLHLDGQVFAVVCEAGDLLSVPAGTPHWFDMGPRPEFAAIRFFEKEDGWVGDFTGEPIAQHFPRLDALLADNR
- the mtnA gene encoding S-methyl-5-thioribose-1-phosphate isomerase, whose product is MPADPAPPAQHTSGNLMGAPTVPDTRSSITWNDGAVVTLDQRALPHHRRELTLRSVDEVIEAITSLAVRGAPTIGLIGALGVALSARLHSNAGFLDEDAVRTDARRIVRARPTAVNLSWAVDRTLEQLPNGPGAVLACALELLAEDAATNQAAAERAAHLVTELLPQGQLRILTHCNTGRLATSAVGTALGAILHLAAWGEVREVLVGETRPLLQGARLTAWELGEASVPYRLCTDSAGPAAMARGMVDCVLVGADRIAANGDVANKIGTYALAVAAARHGVPFLVVAPESSWDRTLPDGSGIVVEERDPAEVTGFGGVDIAPAGSAAYNPAFDVTPAELITAIVSERGTVRPCRTTSGGRERDHLGDQLAVMSAALYERGWMPGTAGNLSVRIPGPDDLALITPSGRDKGDLSFTDMVEVTATTGAAARPGSPRPSAETVIHAAVYRHTSARAVIHVHSPYATTVASLQGHGAGILPVLLERYELIKGLGRTEPDGVLVPVFANWPEVPRIADEVAAHLRRETSAVCGLLIVDHGITVWGEDLAQAKNRLECFEAMFQLRLLAGAHPIPAL
- a CDS encoding inorganic phosphate transporter: MLAGAARRVALVPADRKTWQIMILVAAARVLGTVNRRHARAQRLGEGVVKTHHKEGFLANLTAATLVGRGAGYGRPMSTAHVSTGVIAGTAGPDLGRLSGRTLSPFLLAGPVTPFVAKGVAALVAPHHI
- a CDS encoding Crp/Fnr family transcriptional regulator, which gives rise to MEPFCKAEKIFAHKLQEAADDGICASAARIHISRHEHVYNCGQSDGNVYLIESGQVKTLTYTRNGKQCILSIHGPDNVFGESSVLLSARTETAQTMQATTLIRIPVARIMNAPDPSLRNALVNHMAARLLQQQEAIANLVTMDSEHRLAALLVTLGNKFGKQRDTTILVRERFTQEELAEMVGTTRSRIGYFLKRFTLAGALHRTEESYLCIHVPELTDYLDSAKLVER
- a CDS encoding aminotransferase class I/II-fold pyridoxal phosphate-dependent enzyme encodes the protein MCNPHNPTGRVFTVVELREVVRLAADHGVAVIADEVHGPLVHPGRRHVPIGSLPESLRIPLVTAASASKGWNVSGLKCAMAVPGSAADFERFMGMRPRDRDGVGILGVAASIAAFTHGGPWLETAVHYLDGNQRMLSELLECFGGDIGHVPPEASYLAWLDCRGLGDRLGCDDLAKFFLTRAKVAVSDGREYGREGFVRLNFGTSRQLLEEMVRRMEKAVREAGTGSGGARLSGGRRSAVPQIGPWGGSGVFSPGSGSAEVTGFQAAAGDWK
- a CDS encoding cytochrome P450, with translation MTETTGAGRGGLSEGPDGPAFPQEKAPGCPFDPPPDYRRMRAEEPVARATLPSGQQAWILTAYEDVRAVLEDPRFSADSAHPGFPRMYRQAVPQVLKGTFLRMDGAEHVRYRRMLARDFTGRRAAEMRPRIEAVVEDRLDRMTAAGDTADLMEALAYPVPSTVVCELLGVPEEISGFLESGTRVLISGRSTPEEMGQAKADILGHLEAVVTAKEKQPGDDLISRLLSEQVAPGRLDREEVAVLAWLLLAAGHHTTATMIGTGTLALLQHPDQLAALRADPAGYPDAVEELLRHQTAMQIGMNRVAVENTVVGGREILAGEGVVCQLAAANRDPEVFSDPDRLDVSRATRGHVAFGHGPHQCLGQTLARVELQITLSKLFERCPGLRLAVPLEEVPFWHHLFGINGVQRLPVAW
- a CDS encoding beta-ketoacyl synthase N-terminal-like domain-containing protein, producing the protein MSPAARIAVTGLGVLCSVGDGVTEFTESLRTGRSGLSAPGPGPAPGPAFTAPLRDFALDRSLDALRQLPAPLRDLALRTARRSPLPVQAAVTVALQAWQQAGLHEVAPPGDRTGVVVAGSNLTERYTEDSRARATPNPAYLPARYALHHQDTDHVATLSRVLGITGEGFTVGGASASGNVGLVSGARMLAVGVADVCLVVGALSDLSELQIRGFLTLGAMAVADAGNGGPGEHPAAPFDTRHRGFHPGQGAACLVLETEESARRRGAAVLGRLAGHAIALDGNHLADPSADGEARAMRAALAAAGLAPRDIAYVSAHGTGSPLGDATETTALRDLFGEAADGPWVNATKGLTGHCLAAAGVVEAVAVMLQIREGFVHPSPGLDKPADPGCRFSGPVAARTDIAFALSNGFGFGGINTSVALAHPDT